A genomic region of Prosthecobacter algae contains the following coding sequences:
- a CDS encoding DUF1080 domain-containing protein gives MITTRRHLFLLATLGFTTLAQAAENPFMGRWALTLQGDRAGWLGVEEKGGALSSSVLWGGGSVLPTDGTKIEGDSLIVTRLSNAKRKDKQGKEITEKVTETLTVKVSGDSLTGSTVKAKADGKTFGQAEFVGKRIPAIPATPDLAKVKFGEPVNLFNGKDLSGWRLIKADDLNGWGVEDGALINRVVKEPGKHFGNLRTDAEFEDFNLKLEVRTQENSNSGIYLRGIYEVQVMESFGRPLDSHHMGALYSRITPSVAAEKAIGEWQTMDITLVDRHLTVILNGKTIIDNQPVLGCTGGALTSDESKPGPLFLQGDHTNVDFRNMVLRPVVK, from the coding sequence ATGATTACCACACGCCGTCATCTCTTCCTTCTGGCTACCCTCGGTTTCACCACCCTGGCCCAGGCTGCTGAAAATCCTTTCATGGGCCGCTGGGCCCTCACCCTCCAGGGTGATCGCGCTGGCTGGCTGGGCGTGGAAGAAAAAGGCGGAGCCCTTTCCTCCAGCGTACTCTGGGGCGGTGGCAGCGTGCTGCCAACCGATGGCACAAAGATCGAAGGTGACAGCCTCATCGTCACCCGCCTCTCCAATGCCAAGCGCAAGGATAAGCAAGGCAAGGAGATCACCGAAAAAGTGACTGAAACCCTCACGGTAAAAGTTTCCGGCGACAGCCTCACTGGCAGCACCGTGAAGGCCAAAGCTGATGGCAAGACCTTCGGTCAGGCCGAATTCGTCGGCAAACGCATCCCCGCCATCCCGGCAACGCCTGATCTGGCCAAGGTGAAGTTTGGTGAGCCGGTCAACCTTTTCAATGGCAAGGACCTCAGTGGCTGGCGCCTCATCAAGGCCGATGACCTGAATGGCTGGGGCGTCGAGGACGGAGCCCTGATCAACCGCGTGGTGAAAGAGCCCGGCAAACACTTCGGCAACCTGCGCACTGACGCTGAGTTCGAAGACTTCAATCTGAAGCTGGAAGTCCGCACCCAGGAAAACAGCAACAGCGGCATCTACCTGCGCGGCATCTATGAAGTGCAGGTGATGGAAAGCTTTGGCCGGCCTCTCGACTCCCACCACATGGGCGCACTTTACAGCCGCATCACTCCATCTGTAGCCGCTGAAAAGGCCATCGGCGAATGGCAAACGATGGACATCACCCTGGTGGACCGCCACCTGACCGTGATCCTCAACGGCAAGACGATCATCGATAACCAGCCTGTGCTCGGCTGCACCGGTGGTGCGCTGACCAGCGACGAATCTAAACCCGGCCCCCTCTTCCTCCAGGGCGACCACACCAATGTGGACTTCCGCAACATGGTGCTCCGCCCCGTGGTGAAGTAA
- a CDS encoding histidine phosphatase family protein: MPLIQLIRHGESIANSGGVSKTPACIPLSALGEAQALALVAQFPQPPELIVVSPYIRTHQTAAPLRARFPEVPVEIWPVHEFTYLNEIQYANTTEAQRSPGARGYWQRRDPLHCEGVGAESFASFIGRVDDLIKTLATRREQHISIFTHSFFINAVQWRCLHPEAEVDADYIHGYLDFRQANPVANAEAVLFKAPQARRQSALV, from the coding sequence ATGCCCCTGATCCAACTCATCCGCCACGGAGAAAGCATCGCTAATTCCGGTGGTGTCTCCAAAACTCCAGCCTGCATCCCGCTAAGTGCCTTGGGAGAAGCCCAGGCCCTGGCGCTGGTGGCGCAGTTTCCCCAGCCGCCGGAGCTCATCGTGGTTTCGCCCTACATCCGCACGCACCAGACGGCAGCACCTCTCCGTGCCCGCTTCCCGGAGGTCCCGGTGGAGATCTGGCCCGTGCATGAGTTCACCTACCTGAATGAAATCCAGTATGCGAACACCACGGAGGCCCAGCGTAGCCCCGGTGCCCGGGGGTACTGGCAGCGCCGAGATCCCCTGCATTGTGAAGGAGTGGGCGCAGAGAGCTTCGCGAGTTTTATCGGTCGTGTGGATGACCTTATCAAAACACTGGCCACACGGCGGGAGCAGCACATCAGCATCTTCACCCACAGCTTTTTCATCAATGCCGTGCAGTGGCGCTGCCTACACCCCGAGGCGGAAGTGGATGCCGACTACATCCATGGGTACCTGGACTTTCGCCAAGCGAATCCGGTGGCCAATGCTGAAGCGGTGCTTTTCAAGGCCCCGCAGGCACGCCGCCAATCGGCGCTCGTTTAA
- a CDS encoding metallophosphoesterase, producing the protein MKAQPYDLIGDIHGQHGKLACLLQHLGYRPHGDTHRHPEGRKVIFLGDYIDRGPAIREVLHTVRGMVEGGDALAIMGNHEYNCVCALTSDGQGGFLRSEKQNRGGQRATLAQFENHPAEWQEWLLWMKRLPMFLDLGGLRAVHACWDGKRLPRLAGKSIEDPGFLRACATRGTPEFRAAENALKGPELSMPAGLVFHDKENIPRRSVRVRWWDIPEASPVTALAMPEPFEAEGDAEDCHLRRIPCYAPEEPPVFCGHYWMPPHKEKAPLADNIACLDYSAARGGPLVAYRWEGEQKLSAQKYLTATH; encoded by the coding sequence ATGAAAGCGCAACCCTACGACCTCATCGGAGACATTCACGGCCAGCATGGGAAACTGGCCTGTCTCCTCCAGCACCTGGGCTACCGGCCACACGGCGACACCCACCGCCACCCGGAAGGGAGAAAGGTGATCTTCCTGGGCGACTACATTGACCGCGGTCCGGCTATCCGCGAGGTGCTGCACACCGTGCGAGGCATGGTGGAGGGAGGCGATGCGCTGGCCATCATGGGCAACCACGAATACAATTGCGTGTGTGCCCTCACCTCGGACGGCCAGGGCGGTTTCCTGCGCAGTGAAAAACAGAACAGGGGCGGCCAGCGTGCCACCCTGGCCCAGTTTGAAAATCACCCGGCTGAGTGGCAGGAATGGCTGCTGTGGATGAAGCGCCTGCCCATGTTTCTAGATCTCGGCGGATTGCGCGCGGTGCATGCCTGCTGGGATGGCAAACGCCTGCCCCGGCTGGCGGGTAAGAGCATCGAAGATCCCGGCTTCCTCCGCGCCTGCGCCACCCGGGGCACACCGGAATTCCGCGCCGCCGAAAATGCGCTGAAAGGGCCGGAGCTTTCGATGCCCGCCGGCCTAGTGTTTCATGACAAAGAAAACATCCCGCGCCGCAGTGTGCGGGTGCGCTGGTGGGACATTCCCGAGGCCTCGCCAGTGACCGCCCTGGCCATGCCAGAGCCCTTTGAGGCCGAAGGCGACGCGGAGGACTGCCACCTCAGGCGCATCCCCTGCTATGCGCCCGAGGAGCCTCCGGTCTTCTGCGGCCACTACTGGATGCCACCCCACAAAGAAAAAGCACCGCTGGCTGACAACATCGCCTGCCTGGATTACAGCGCAGCGCGCGGAGGTCCGCTGGTGGCGTATCGCTGGGAGGGTGAGCAAAAGCTCAGCGCCCAGAAATACCTCACAGCGACTCATTAA
- a CDS encoding LysR family transcriptional regulator, which yields MFENLFSKGGLTLDRLRSFMQMAQAGSIAKAAPDDTNRQSQISRQIRELEQFFGTELTCRRGKTLSLSPAGERLATLIQEQLQDLEDFRREQSGQAKSFTIGTGASVLEWLVMPALPQIASLLGGANLSVVPYRSRNLAEAISDGRVDFAVIRQDALAPNARVEKLTRLGFVLCIPRRLLKKGVRDATQPSLWQTLPFAAGRDGGQMDKALRNAMAEAGVDFHPQFECGSMLQVRQLVEMGACAAVLPEIGVRGLDEKEILLSPFAPMRNYGRSLVLHWNERQMRRRGLELSQIRAVARLLKDAAAK from the coding sequence ATGTTTGAAAATCTCTTCTCCAAAGGTGGCCTCACACTGGACCGGCTGCGCAGTTTCATGCAGATGGCCCAGGCGGGCAGCATTGCCAAGGCCGCGCCGGATGACACAAACCGGCAGAGCCAGATCAGTCGTCAGATACGAGAACTGGAGCAGTTCTTCGGCACGGAGCTGACTTGTCGCCGGGGCAAGACGCTTTCTCTTTCTCCCGCTGGCGAACGTTTGGCCACCCTGATTCAGGAGCAGTTGCAAGACCTGGAAGACTTCCGGCGCGAGCAGTCTGGGCAGGCCAAATCCTTCACCATCGGTACCGGGGCCAGCGTGCTGGAGTGGCTGGTCATGCCCGCCCTGCCGCAGATCGCCAGCCTGCTCGGTGGGGCCAATCTCAGCGTGGTGCCCTACCGCAGTCGCAACCTAGCTGAGGCCATCAGCGATGGCCGGGTGGACTTCGCCGTCATCCGCCAGGATGCGCTGGCCCCGAATGCCCGGGTGGAAAAGCTCACTCGCCTGGGTTTCGTCCTGTGCATCCCCCGGCGGCTGTTGAAAAAAGGCGTCCGTGATGCCACCCAGCCCAGCCTTTGGCAGACGCTCCCCTTTGCCGCCGGGCGAGATGGCGGCCAGATGGACAAGGCCCTGCGCAATGCCATGGCCGAGGCCGGGGTGGACTTCCATCCGCAGTTCGAGTGCGGCTCCATGCTTCAGGTTAGGCAGCTCGTGGAGATGGGCGCCTGTGCCGCCGTGCTGCCGGAGATCGGCGTGCGCGGCCTGGATGAAAAGGAGATCCTGCTCAGCCCCTTTGCCCCCATGCGGAACTACGGGCGGAGCCTCGTCCTGCACTGGAACGAGCGTCAGATGCGCCGCCGCGGCCTGGAGCTCTCCCAGATCCGTGCTGTGGCACGCCTGCTAAAAGACGCGGCGGCGAAGTAG
- the tnpA gene encoding IS200/IS605 family transposase: MASTHTSLHYHLVFSTKNREAWFAPSTRDRLHEYLGGLIRTEGGLAHAIGGTGDHVHVLAGLRPTHSLAQVVQRIKSVSSRWIHEEWRWVGFAWQEGYGAFTVSASSLEAVRAYVLNQEAHHRVKTFQEEYVEMLERGMVEYDAKYLW, translated from the coding sequence ATGGCGTCTACGCACACCTCCCTTCACTACCACCTGGTCTTCAGCACCAAGAACCGTGAGGCGTGGTTCGCTCCCTCCACTCGCGACCGTCTGCACGAATATTTGGGTGGGTTGATCCGCACCGAAGGCGGTCTTGCCCATGCCATTGGAGGCACGGGGGATCATGTCCATGTGCTTGCAGGCCTGCGGCCCACCCACAGTCTGGCACAGGTTGTTCAGCGGATTAAAAGCGTGTCCTCACGCTGGATCCACGAGGAATGGCGCTGGGTAGGTTTCGCCTGGCAGGAAGGCTATGGGGCCTTCACCGTCAGCGCATCAAGCCTAGAAGCGGTACGTGCTTATGTGCTCAATCAAGAAGCCCATCATCGGGTCAAAACCTTTCAGGAGGAGTACGTGGAAATGCTGGAGCGAGGCATGGTCGAATACGATGCGAAATACCTTTGGTGA
- a CDS encoding BPSS1187 family protein, with protein sequence MKFLLFLPLLTLTAYAAAPAFDDPKPQRYDITKRASEIDPRAKEYPAIDFVFTDKKGKPQDLQHANVDTRVKPQGKLVIWLMGYSGPLFERVNSYGLHAIQVHYANKWFGLIPAARRDDGKSLGNMRLEATTGQDHTDLATIEPQDGMMERSFQFVKWLAKENPQGKWEQFLNAKGDGLDWDKVIVSGASHGATSAARFAKQQKVDRVVCFCGPRDNLDEWQGYPSATPANRYFGFSHVLDGGWTDDHYCRSWEMMGLHQFGPLVDVDISAPPYANSRRLITNFDVKGDAKRAHSSVTPGGAAAKGPDGKLLHEDVWKYLFNHPVDQVGSAVPQDGECVKDQKKK encoded by the coding sequence ATGAAATTCCTCCTGTTCCTGCCTCTGCTCACCCTGACGGCCTATGCCGCCGCGCCTGCTTTCGATGATCCCAAGCCTCAGCGTTACGACATCACCAAACGGGCCAGTGAGATTGATCCACGGGCCAAGGAATACCCGGCCATTGACTTCGTCTTCACGGACAAAAAAGGCAAACCGCAGGACCTGCAGCATGCCAATGTGGACACCCGGGTGAAACCGCAGGGCAAGCTGGTGATCTGGCTCATGGGCTACAGCGGCCCGCTGTTCGAGCGTGTGAACAGCTACGGCCTGCACGCCATCCAGGTGCATTACGCCAACAAGTGGTTTGGCCTCATTCCGGCGGCCCGCCGTGACGATGGCAAAAGCCTGGGCAACATGCGCCTGGAAGCCACCACGGGCCAGGACCACACGGACCTCGCCACCATTGAGCCTCAGGATGGCATGATGGAGCGCTCTTTTCAGTTTGTGAAATGGCTGGCCAAAGAGAATCCCCAGGGCAAGTGGGAACAGTTTCTCAATGCCAAAGGCGACGGTCTCGACTGGGATAAAGTGATCGTCTCTGGGGCCTCTCACGGAGCCACCAGTGCCGCTCGTTTTGCCAAGCAGCAGAAAGTGGATCGTGTGGTGTGCTTCTGCGGGCCGCGCGATAATCTGGACGAATGGCAGGGATACCCATCCGCCACACCGGCGAATCGTTACTTCGGATTCAGCCACGTGCTGGATGGCGGCTGGACGGATGACCACTATTGCCGCTCCTGGGAGATGATGGGCCTGCATCAGTTCGGCCCCTTGGTGGATGTGGACATCAGCGCTCCTCCCTATGCCAACAGCCGCCGCTTGATCACGAATTTCGACGTCAAAGGCGATGCCAAACGCGCCCACAGCTCCGTCACCCCCGGCGGTGCCGCCGCCAAAGGACCGGACGGCAAGCTCCTGCATGAAGACGTGTGGAAGTACCTCTTCAATCACCCTGTGGACCAAGTGGGTAGCGCCGTGCCGCAGGATGGGGAATGCGTGAAGGACCAGAAGAAGAAGTAG
- a CDS encoding PVC-type heme-binding CxxCH protein: MPPPSLKKSTMALAAVGLLGLPALALHTKNAGPAKVEIKFNLPPPPPLSPEEALKVFKIEEGFRIELVAAEPMVEAPIAISFDDQGRLYVVEMRGYMRDVEGTTENEPTGRIKLLEDTDGDGRMDKASVFVDELVMPRSVMAVNGGALVAAPPNLYFCKDTDGDGKADVKDIVATDYGTAGGQPEHMANTPTWAMDNAIWSAGYSSRFRLRGGVWQKDTGLGRGQYGLCQDDKGRLYFNYNSDLLRCDLLPTEAFSRNPLLRNAASVNAKVVTDQTVWPTHPTPGVNRGYDPKSLRADGTLTKATATCGALIYRGDAFPASHYGNAFIPEPSANLMKRMIVTEKDGVVTGVNATENKEFLTSTDERFRPVQATNAPDGAVYVVDMYRGIIQHSSFLTHYLVANIEARKLDRPFDQGRIWRIVPIKDKTVKAVKIPATTAERIASLSHPNGWVRDTAQRLLVESADVKAGPALTELVQSPTANPLARLHALWTLDGLGLLTPDLLRTTLKDKDTTLKATAVRLAGRDLAPEVLAMTTETDTLVRAQLAIKLSSFNLPDADAALAKLLAAGAGENLLVREGAMTGLRGREDAFAKLVAQQATADNKASISPTLEMLGSFIAMAGKAQPFEETLTLAASQPKGSAVQAALIKGLANPSGGNSKSAPKPKLLWLEKEPESLAVLKKSVTAKTAAAQFASITSRLAWVGKPGAPPPPKIVPLTADQQARFEKGKVIYAGLCAACHQAHGFGLDGLAPPLVDSEWVLGKPDVAARIVLHGLAGPVKVSGRTWNLAMPPLPHLTDEDVSSVLTYLRREWEHNASPVEPKDVAKLRAQFKDRVGMWTAEELNPPKK, translated from the coding sequence ATGCCACCCCCATCCCTGAAAAAATCCACGATGGCCCTTGCTGCGGTGGGCCTTCTCGGCCTGCCTGCTCTGGCTTTGCACACGAAAAACGCCGGTCCCGCGAAAGTTGAAATCAAGTTCAACCTGCCGCCGCCACCTCCGCTTTCTCCTGAGGAAGCGCTCAAGGTCTTCAAGATCGAAGAAGGATTTCGGATCGAACTGGTGGCCGCTGAACCCATGGTGGAAGCACCCATCGCCATCAGCTTTGACGACCAGGGCCGACTGTATGTGGTGGAGATGCGTGGATACATGCGCGATGTGGAAGGCACGACAGAGAACGAACCGACGGGCCGCATCAAGCTGCTGGAAGACACCGATGGCGATGGCCGCATGGACAAGGCCAGTGTTTTTGTGGATGAGCTGGTGATGCCCCGCTCCGTCATGGCGGTGAATGGCGGCGCGCTGGTGGCGGCCCCGCCTAACCTTTACTTCTGCAAGGACACGGATGGCGATGGCAAGGCTGACGTGAAAGACATCGTGGCCACAGATTACGGCACCGCTGGAGGCCAGCCCGAGCACATGGCCAACACCCCCACCTGGGCCATGGACAACGCCATCTGGAGCGCGGGCTACAGCAGCCGATTCCGCCTGCGCGGCGGCGTGTGGCAGAAGGACACCGGTCTGGGCCGCGGCCAGTATGGCCTGTGCCAGGACGACAAGGGCCGCCTGTATTTCAACTACAATTCCGACCTCCTGCGCTGCGATCTGCTGCCCACGGAGGCCTTTTCCCGCAACCCGCTGCTGCGCAATGCCGCTAGCGTGAATGCCAAGGTGGTCACCGATCAAACGGTGTGGCCCACCCACCCGACACCGGGCGTGAACCGGGGCTACGATCCCAAGTCCCTGCGTGCCGATGGCACCCTGACCAAGGCCACCGCTACCTGTGGTGCGCTGATTTACCGTGGCGATGCCTTCCCGGCCTCGCATTACGGCAATGCCTTCATTCCTGAGCCTTCGGCGAACCTCATGAAGCGAATGATCGTCACGGAAAAAGACGGCGTGGTGACCGGCGTCAACGCCACCGAAAACAAGGAATTCCTGACTTCGACCGACGAACGCTTCCGCCCAGTGCAGGCAACCAATGCACCGGATGGTGCGGTTTACGTGGTGGACATGTATCGTGGCATCATCCAGCACAGCAGCTTCCTCACCCACTACCTTGTCGCAAACATCGAAGCCCGCAAACTGGACCGTCCTTTCGATCAGGGTCGCATCTGGCGCATCGTGCCGATCAAAGATAAAACGGTGAAGGCCGTGAAGATCCCAGCAACCACAGCGGAGCGTATCGCCAGCCTGAGTCACCCGAATGGATGGGTGCGTGATACCGCCCAGCGGCTGCTCGTCGAGTCCGCCGATGTCAAGGCCGGTCCCGCCCTCACTGAGCTGGTGCAATCGCCCACCGCCAATCCCCTGGCGCGCCTGCATGCCCTCTGGACGCTGGATGGCCTGGGCCTGCTGACGCCTGACCTGCTGCGTACGACGCTGAAGGATAAAGACACCACCCTGAAAGCCACGGCGGTGCGCCTGGCTGGTCGCGATCTCGCTCCCGAGGTTCTGGCCATGACGACCGAGACGGATACGCTGGTGCGCGCACAGCTTGCCATCAAGCTTTCCTCCTTCAACCTGCCCGATGCCGATGCCGCGTTGGCCAAACTGCTGGCCGCAGGTGCGGGTGAAAATCTGCTGGTCCGCGAAGGTGCCATGACCGGCCTGCGAGGCCGTGAAGATGCCTTTGCCAAACTGGTCGCCCAGCAGGCCACCGCTGATAACAAAGCCAGTATTTCCCCCACTCTGGAAATGCTGGGCAGCTTCATCGCCATGGCCGGAAAAGCGCAGCCCTTTGAAGAAACACTGACACTGGCCGCCAGCCAACCCAAAGGCAGTGCGGTGCAGGCAGCGTTGATCAAGGGCCTGGCCAATCCCAGCGGTGGCAATAGCAAATCTGCGCCGAAACCCAAACTGCTCTGGCTGGAAAAAGAGCCGGAATCTCTGGCCGTGCTGAAGAAATCCGTCACGGCCAAAACGGCTGCAGCCCAGTTTGCCAGCATCACCTCCCGCCTCGCCTGGGTGGGCAAACCCGGCGCGCCACCTCCGCCAAAGATCGTCCCTCTGACAGCAGATCAGCAGGCTCGTTTTGAAAAGGGCAAAGTCATCTACGCGGGCCTCTGCGCCGCCTGCCATCAGGCCCACGGTTTTGGCCTGGACGGTCTGGCCCCGCCGCTGGTGGATAGCGAGTGGGTGCTGGGCAAGCCCGATGTAGCCGCCCGCATCGTGCTGCACGGCCTCGCTGGTCCGGTGAAGGTGAGTGGCCGCACGTGGAACCTGGCCATGCCACCCCTACCCCATCTCACGGATGAAGATGTCTCCAGCGTGCTGACCTACCTGCGCCGCGAGTGGGAGCACAATGCCTCACCTGTGGAACCTAAGGACGTGGCCAAACTGCGCGCCCAGTTCAAGGACCGCGTGGGCATGTGGACGGCGGAAGAACTGAATCCGCCGAAGAAATAG
- a CDS encoding prephenate dehydratase, giving the protein MRDASTPQILACLGPEGSFSHLLTQMRFPAAQVQLMASIGEVFDFIRSHEEALGIVPIENSSGGFIIDTVDRLVDERCGLNILEELTLDVKLALLGRKGVEVKTIHSHAMPFFHGDEWLKANYPDAKRVVEASTAKAAEKAATLECAAAIGPRQNAERHALDILHFPIAGEVPNITQFFLLGHKANAASTDNNRTALVVELPDRAGSLCRFLTPLSNSAINMKRLESRPIRGQPNKYRFYIEIEGSPAESTVQAALEQTRADGAVIRSVGSYPAGRRFES; this is encoded by the coding sequence ATGAGAGACGCATCAACACCCCAGATCCTGGCCTGCTTGGGCCCCGAAGGCAGCTTTTCACACCTGCTCACGCAGATGCGTTTCCCGGCGGCTCAGGTGCAGCTCATGGCCAGCATTGGCGAGGTGTTTGATTTCATCCGCAGTCATGAAGAGGCCCTGGGCATCGTCCCGATTGAGAACTCCTCCGGCGGCTTCATCATTGATACGGTGGACCGCCTAGTGGATGAGCGCTGCGGCCTGAACATCCTGGAGGAACTGACCCTGGATGTGAAGCTGGCACTGCTGGGCCGAAAAGGTGTGGAGGTGAAAACCATCCATTCCCACGCCATGCCCTTCTTTCATGGCGATGAATGGCTGAAGGCCAATTACCCCGACGCGAAGCGCGTCGTCGAGGCCAGCACAGCGAAGGCGGCGGAAAAGGCAGCCACGCTGGAATGCGCCGCCGCCATCGGCCCCCGCCAGAATGCGGAGCGCCACGCGCTGGACATCCTGCATTTCCCGATTGCCGGGGAGGTGCCGAACATCACACAATTCTTCCTGTTAGGCCACAAGGCCAATGCTGCTTCCACAGACAACAATCGCACCGCGCTGGTGGTGGAACTGCCTGACCGTGCTGGCAGCCTGTGCCGCTTCCTCACTCCGCTGAGCAACAGCGCCATCAACATGAAGCGGCTGGAGTCCCGCCCCATCCGTGGCCAGCCTAACAAGTACCGTTTTTACATCGAGATCGAAGGTTCTCCCGCTGAATCCACGGTGCAGGCGGCGCTGGAACAGACACGGGCAGATGGTGCCGTGATCCGCAGTGTGGGTTCGTATCCTGCCGGCCGCCGATTCGAGTCCTGA
- a CDS encoding class I SAM-dependent methyltransferase: MSNSAPNQKSLTSYYRWHAQIYDLTRWAFLFGRRKLIHRAAAHVVMPERILEIGCGTGKNLVELARAFPKAQIIGLDLSKDMLERARPKLKEFGARVGLLHQAYDAPVAVGSKFDLIVFSYSLSMMNPGFDEVLRICRDDLSERGSVAVVDFHESRWGWFRRWMGVNHVRMEGQVLECLNQHFQPLTRQIHTGYGDLWRYLLYIGSPVKST, encoded by the coding sequence ATGAGCAACAGCGCCCCTAACCAAAAGTCACTCACCAGCTACTACCGCTGGCATGCGCAGATCTACGATCTCACCCGCTGGGCCTTTCTCTTTGGCCGCCGCAAGCTGATCCACCGCGCCGCTGCCCATGTGGTGATGCCGGAACGCATTCTGGAAATCGGCTGCGGCACGGGCAAGAACCTTGTCGAACTTGCCCGCGCCTTCCCCAAGGCGCAAATCATCGGCCTGGACCTTTCCAAGGACATGCTGGAGCGCGCCCGCCCGAAGCTAAAGGAATTCGGAGCCCGTGTCGGTCTCCTGCATCAGGCCTATGACGCGCCGGTGGCCGTGGGGTCCAAATTTGACCTCATCGTCTTCAGCTACTCCCTTTCCATGATGAATCCGGGTTTTGATGAGGTGCTACGAATCTGTCGTGATGACCTGAGCGAGCGCGGCAGCGTGGCGGTGGTGGACTTTCATGAAAGCCGCTGGGGCTGGTTCCGCCGTTGGATGGGCGTGAATCATGTCCGCATGGAGGGCCAAGTATTGGAGTGCCTGAACCAACACTTCCAGCCCCTCACCCGCCAGATTCACACGGGTTACGGCGATCTCTGGCGTTACCTGCTCTACATCGGCAGCCCGGTTAAGAGCACATAA
- a CDS encoding BtaA family protein gives MVARTSSHPLAQRAHDAIFNRVHGGNLVYNTCWEDPRLDREMLDLRADSRAVMITSAGCNALDYLLDTPAEIHAVDMNPRQNALLQLKIAMIRRGQFDDLFQLFGHGSHPQFKELLASLQGDLHPFARHYWESKHYYFQSTPLNPSFYYRGTAGQMAWIALQTFSRSRRVREYVEALLQSKTLEEQRHLYEKVKPALWNGLVSWLVRQPMAMTMLGVPRAQIRLIEAQFPGGLTGFIQSKMAHVLTEVPFQDNYFWRAYLTGRYTRDCCPNYLKEEHQPLLQSLSDRITTHSSTVANFLREHPAAYSHYVLLDHQDWLAAHKPQALEEEWQLILENSRPGTRILMRSASPVIDFIPGFALQRLRMNQHLADSLHLQDRVGTYGCTLLADVIA, from the coding sequence ATGGTCGCACGCACCTCCTCTCATCCACTCGCGCAACGAGCCCACGACGCCATCTTCAACCGGGTCCATGGCGGCAACTTGGTTTACAACACCTGCTGGGAAGATCCTCGGCTAGACCGTGAAATGCTGGACCTACGGGCAGACAGCCGTGCCGTCATGATCACCAGCGCGGGCTGCAATGCGCTGGACTACCTGCTGGACACCCCGGCCGAGATTCATGCCGTGGACATGAACCCGCGCCAAAACGCCCTGCTGCAGCTCAAGATCGCCATGATCCGCCGGGGCCAGTTTGACGATCTTTTCCAGCTTTTTGGGCACGGTTCACACCCTCAGTTCAAAGAACTGCTCGCCTCCCTCCAAGGCGATCTACACCCTTTCGCCCGCCACTACTGGGAGTCCAAGCACTACTACTTCCAGAGCACGCCGCTGAACCCTTCCTTCTACTATCGCGGCACGGCGGGACAGATGGCCTGGATCGCCCTCCAGACCTTTTCGCGCAGCCGTCGTGTGCGTGAGTATGTGGAGGCACTGCTGCAATCTAAGACTCTGGAGGAGCAACGCCATCTCTATGAAAAGGTCAAACCGGCCCTCTGGAATGGCCTCGTTTCCTGGCTGGTGCGGCAGCCCATGGCCATGACCATGCTAGGCGTGCCGAGGGCGCAGATCCGCCTCATTGAGGCCCAGTTCCCTGGGGGATTGACCGGCTTCATCCAGTCCAAAATGGCGCATGTGCTGACAGAGGTACCGTTTCAGGACAACTACTTTTGGCGTGCCTACCTCACCGGACGCTACACCCGCGACTGTTGCCCGAACTACCTGAAGGAAGAACACCAGCCACTGCTGCAATCCCTCAGCGACCGCATCACCACCCACAGCAGCACGGTGGCGAATTTCCTGCGCGAGCATCCCGCTGCCTACTCCCACTATGTCCTGCTGGATCATCAGGACTGGCTGGCCGCCCACAAGCCCCAGGCCCTGGAGGAAGAATGGCAGCTCATCCTCGAAAACAGCCGTCCCGGCACCCGCATCCTCATGCGCTCCGCCAGCCCCGTCATTGACTTCATCCCTGGCTTCGCGCTCCAGCGCCTGCGCATGAACCAACACCTCGCAGATTCCCTTCATCTGCAAGACCGCGTCGGCACCTATGGCTGCACCCTTCTGGCAGACGTCATCGCATGA